In Leptotrichia sp. oral taxon 221, the DNA window CTGAAAAATTAGGCATTACAATGGGAACTGCATCTGTAGCTGTAAATAAATTAACGGATAAAAATTTCGTAGAAAGAAGACGTTCTGAAGATGATAGAAGAAAAGTTTTTGTTGAACTTTCAAAGAAAGGACTTATGGCTTTTAAGTATCATGGAAATTTTCATTCAACTATTCTTGAAAAAATTACGAGCGAAATTCCTAAAGAAAATTTAGAAATTTTCACAGAAGTGTTTGAAGAAATACTTACTAATTTGAATAAGGTAAAAGCTGATATTCAACCTGAATCTATTTTAAAATTTGAAATTGGAGATACTGTTCAAGTATCATCTATCAAAGGAAGCACTGCCGTTCGTAAATATTTAAACGAAAAAGGTGTTTTGATAAAATCATTAATAAAAATTGTTGATATTAACAAACACATCGCTATTTTATTAGTTGATGGGGATGAAAAAATCTTGAGTGTTGAAGATGCTGTAAATATTATGGTTAGGAAAAACACTATTTAGCCTTTATTACTACGAAAATAAATTTCAGAAAATATTTCTCAAATGGATAAATTTCTTTTTTAAGTGATTTATCCATTTTGATTATTATTAATTATTACTAAAAAGAAAGGATTTATAAAATTATGTTATACTTAGATGGAATCGGTCTTTCATTTCTCATAAAAGAAGTAAAAGACAAAATTCTTAATTACAAACTTACAAAAATTTTCCAATATGATCGTTCTTCACTTTCACTATTTTTTGGAAAAAATAATTTATTATTTCAAGTAAAAGATAATTCAACTATTTTTTATTTGAAAAATGAAAAAGATATGAACACTGATTTTCAGTCAAACTTTTTACTTTCACTAAAAAAATATTTGCAAAATTCTATTTTAACTAATATTCATCAAGAAGGATTTGACCGTATTATTTATTTTGATTTTGAGAAATTAAATTTATTTGGAGATGTCGAAAAATATACTTTAATTTTTGAGATTATGGGAAGAGCTAGTAATATTTTTCTAACTTCGCATGAAAAAATATTATCTGCCTTACATTTTTCCACTTTAGACGAAGGAAATCGAATTATAATGACTGGTGCGAAATATACTCTTCCTTTTGAGGATAAAAAAATCTCTCCACTTTATCTTGAGGAAGAAAACTTTCCTTTTGAGCAAACAGATTTTATAAATAAAGTTGAAGGGATTGGAAAGGCTTTTGCAACTGAATGTTCTAACAATTTTAAAAAATTTAAAGAATATTTGTCAAGCTACAAACCAACTCTTTATGAGATTAATCATCGAAACAAAACTGCAAAAATCATCACATACAACCATTTTTCTGAATTTTCAGAAAAAGAAATTTCTAAAAAGGAATTTGAAACATTAAATGAAGGATTAAATGAATATTTTAAATTGACCATTACATCAAGTTTGATCGACGATAAAAAGAAACATTTGCTAAAATATGTCGATTCTCAAATTAAAAAACATAAGAAAATTTTAAATAATATTTCAACTGACTTGAAAAAAAATCAAAATTTTGAAAAATATAAAAATATTGGAGATATTTTAGCAGCAAATATGCATTTGTTAAAACAAGGAATGGATAAAGTTAATGTTTTTGATTTTTACAATAAT includes these proteins:
- a CDS encoding NFACT family protein — protein: MLYLDGIGLSFLIKEVKDKILNYKLTKIFQYDRSSLSLFFGKNNLLFQVKDNSTIFYLKNEKDMNTDFQSNFLLSLKKYLQNSILTNIHQEGFDRIIYFDFEKLNLFGDVEKYTLIFEIMGRASNIFLTSHEKILSALHFSTLDEGNRIIMTGAKYTLPFEDKKISPLYLEEENFPFEQTDFINKVEGIGKAFATECSNNFKKFKEYLSSYKPTLYEINHRNKTAKIITYNHFSEFSEKEISKKEFETLNEGLNEYFKLTITSSLIDDKKKHLLKYVDSQIKKHKKILNNISTDLKKNQNFEKYKNIGDILAANMHLLKQGMDKVNVFDFYNNQEITIQLDSLLSPKDNLNNYYNRYNKGKRTLVALEARYQDILNEIHYFEEVKLFVEKETDFVGIDEVENELKISNPRKNKIKLNKMKKRDLLSFEHNGFKIFVGRNHKENEEISFSKGHPTDIWMHVRDIPGSHVLIIRDNNPIDEDTLMYAARIAGEYSKANKGDKITVDYCERKFVKKIKNAKPGNVIYNNFRTLSFTL
- a CDS encoding MarR family transcriptional regulator; amino-acid sequence: MYEKIESLLDDFYKTYYKIEEINLNQVIKCLTTTELHVIEAIGEDSLTMNELSEKLGITMGTASVAVNKLTDKNFVERRRSEDDRRKVFVELSKKGLMAFKYHGNFHSTILEKITSEIPKENLEIFTEVFEEILTNLNKVKADIQPESILKFEIGDTVQVSSIKGSTAVRKYLNEKGVLIKSLIKIVDINKHIAILLVDGDEKILSVEDAVNIMVRKNTI